Proteins encoded together in one Polaribacter reichenbachii window:
- a CDS encoding Crp/Fnr family transcriptional regulator → MTKEKYISELKLKFESYAPISDQSWALIESILTFQKLEKDEILLRNGQIAKNIHFICEGALRAFVTDYDGNIYNKNIFLETDFAGSTVSYLLNSPSSFTLEALEETILINLNYKKYRQLIEQNIDLKNFYIAYLENNWVIEKEQREVSLVMENATERYLKLLKKHPNIDQRIQKLHIASHLGITPTQLSRIRKTLK, encoded by the coding sequence TTGACAAAAGAAAAGTACATTTCAGAATTAAAACTAAAGTTTGAAAGCTATGCCCCAATATCAGATCAATCTTGGGCATTAATTGAATCTATACTCACATTTCAGAAATTAGAAAAAGACGAAATTTTACTAAGGAATGGACAAATTGCAAAAAATATACATTTTATCTGTGAAGGCGCTTTAAGAGCATTTGTAACTGATTATGATGGAAACATCTACAATAAAAATATTTTTCTTGAAACAGATTTTGCGGGTTCAACAGTTTCATATTTATTAAACTCTCCTTCAAGCTTCACATTGGAAGCTTTGGAAGAAACTATTCTAATCAATCTTAATTATAAAAAATACAGGCAGTTAATTGAGCAAAATATCGACTTAAAAAACTTCTATATCGCTTATTTAGAAAATAATTGGGTTATAGAAAAAGAACAAAGAGAAGTTTCTTTAGTAATGGAAAATGCCACAGAAAGATATCTTAAATTATTAAAAAAGCACCCAAACATTGACCAAAGAATACAAAAGTTACATATAGCATCTCATTTAGGAATTACACCTACACAATTAAGTAGAATTAGGAAAACCCTAAAATAA
- a CDS encoding alpha-N-arabinofuranosidase, translating into MKTKFLIISLLLTVNLFAQNNLKLDIDSSNIKISKEIYGHFSEHLGTCIYEGIYVGEDSDIPNIKGYRKDVVEAIKELKVPVLRWPGGCFADTYHWKDGIGPKEDRPSIVNVFWGGVTEDNSFGTHEFLDFCELTGIEPYLSINVGTGTVQEAVEWVEYVTSSNQSPMTELRKKNGREKPWDVKFWGIGNENWGCGGDMAPDYYANLFRNYSSYIRGNDFQKVICGPSGNDVVWTETILEGLKGKNHLAQGVSMHYYTLPTANWSEKGSSTNFEEEMWFSTLRNTMYIEDYIKQHLAVMDKYDPEGKMKLIVDEWGTWYDKLPGTKEGFLQQQNTVRDALVAGINLNIFNNHADRISMANIAQIVNVLQSVILTKDQEMVKTPTYQIFKMYNVHQDANLIPINLETENYEYNGEVIPALTASASQKNGVTSITITNANPNKAIPMDLQLGRDFKSVKGKIVTGKEITDYNHFGEKEKVFISDFKIGKIKNEVLALKVPAHAVILIQLQ; encoded by the coding sequence ATGAAAACAAAGTTTTTGATTATTAGCCTTTTATTGACAGTAAATTTGTTCGCTCAAAATAATCTTAAGTTGGATATTGATTCATCAAATATTAAAATTAGTAAAGAAATTTATGGGCACTTTTCTGAGCATCTGGGAACCTGTATCTATGAAGGGATTTATGTTGGTGAAGATTCGGATATCCCAAATATTAAAGGGTATAGAAAAGATGTTGTTGAAGCTATTAAAGAATTAAAAGTACCGGTATTACGCTGGCCTGGAGGTTGTTTTGCCGACACTTATCATTGGAAAGACGGTATTGGACCTAAAGAAGATCGCCCTTCTATAGTTAATGTATTTTGGGGAGGCGTTACTGAAGATAACAGCTTTGGTACACACGAGTTTTTAGACTTTTGCGAATTAACAGGTATTGAACCCTATTTAAGTATTAATGTCGGTACAGGTACTGTACAAGAAGCTGTTGAATGGGTAGAGTATGTTACATCTAGCAATCAAAGCCCAATGACTGAATTGCGTAAAAAAAATGGACGTGAAAAACCGTGGGATGTAAAATTTTGGGGTATAGGAAATGAAAACTGGGGGTGTGGTGGTGATATGGCTCCTGATTATTATGCAAACCTTTTTAGAAACTACTCTTCATACATACGTGGAAACGATTTTCAGAAAGTTATATGTGGCCCTTCTGGAAATGATGTTGTATGGACGGAGACCATTCTTGAAGGGTTAAAAGGTAAAAACCACCTTGCTCAGGGAGTATCTATGCACTATTATACATTACCAACAGCCAATTGGAGTGAAAAAGGCTCATCAACCAATTTTGAAGAAGAAATGTGGTTTTCTACATTGCGCAATACTATGTATATTGAAGATTATATAAAACAACATCTTGCTGTTATGGATAAATACGATCCAGAAGGGAAGATGAAATTAATTGTTGATGAATGGGGTACTTGGTACGACAAATTACCCGGAACCAAAGAAGGCTTTTTACAACAGCAGAATACAGTTCGAGATGCTTTAGTTGCTGGTATTAACCTGAATATTTTTAACAATCATGCTGATCGTATCAGTATGGCAAATATTGCCCAGATTGTAAACGTATTGCAGTCGGTTATTTTAACTAAAGACCAAGAAATGGTCAAAACCCCTACTTACCAAATATTTAAAATGTACAATGTTCACCAAGATGCCAATCTTATTCCTATAAATCTTGAAACTGAAAACTATGAGTACAATGGCGAGGTTATTCCGGCTTTAACCGCGTCTGCTTCGCAGAAAAATGGCGTAACAAGTATAACCATAACAAATGCCAATCCTAATAAAGCAATTCCAATGGATTTGCAGCTAGGAAGGGATTTTAAATCAGTAAAAGGGAAAATAGTAACAGGTAAAGAAATTACTGATTATAACCACTTCGGCGAAAAGGAGAAGGTTTTTATATCAGATTTTAAGATTGGAAAAATAAAAAATGAAGTATTGGCACTCAAAGTACCTGCACACGCTGTTATCTTAATTCAGCTTCAATAA
- a CDS encoding winged helix-turn-helix transcriptional regulator, whose amino-acid sequence MRKIKSTNYTNEQFLFQVCELNSAIAMISGRWKSQIVYSISQGNNRFHLIQKELPNISETVLARQLKELETHAILVKNEIPNTVPVGIEYVLTNKGLDLVPILESLCDWGKLYANGKEITSRSIS is encoded by the coding sequence ATGAGAAAAATAAAATCGACAAATTATACCAATGAGCAATTTCTGTTTCAAGTTTGTGAGTTGAATTCTGCAATTGCAATGATAAGTGGTCGTTGGAAATCTCAAATTGTTTATTCCATTTCTCAAGGCAACAATAGATTCCATTTGATACAAAAAGAGTTGCCCAATATTTCGGAAACTGTTTTGGCAAGGCAATTAAAGGAATTGGAAACTCACGCCATTTTAGTAAAAAATGAGATTCCAAATACAGTTCCTGTCGGAATTGAGTATGTTTTAACCAATAAAGGTTTGGATTTAGTTCCTATTTTAGAAAGCCTTTGTGATTGGGGAAAATTGTATGCAAATGGCAAAGAGATTACTTCTCGCTCTATTTCATAA
- a CDS encoding winged helix-turn-helix transcriptional regulator, with protein MKQIERRSDCPISLSLDIFGDKWTLLILRDFIFFDNRHFNELVTIEKISTNILADRLNRLLKNDIIKKEVDKNNKSSYLYSLTEKGIELIPIVIEIYKWGANNIDGNNANSEFKNEVNSNFSKVTAEIVERIKTTHNTV; from the coding sequence ATGAAACAGATTGAAAGAAGGTCGGACTGTCCAATTAGCTTATCACTTGACATTTTTGGAGATAAATGGACTTTACTAATTTTAAGAGATTTTATTTTCTTTGACAACAGACACTTTAATGAGTTAGTAACAATCGAAAAAATATCAACAAATATTCTTGCTGACCGATTAAATCGCCTACTTAAAAATGATATTATAAAAAAAGAAGTTGATAAAAATAATAAATCCTCATATCTGTATTCATTAACAGAAAAAGGAATTGAATTAATTCCAATTGTTATTGAAATTTATAAATGGGGAGCGAATAATATTGACGGAAATAATGCTAATAGTGAATTTAAAAATGAAGTGAATTCTAATTTTAGTAAAGTGACAGCCGAAATAGTTGAACGAATAAAAACTACCCACAACACCGTATAA
- a CDS encoding nuclear transport factor 2 family protein: MNENLKKNAVDFYKMAYEGNPRKATELYVGSKYIQHNTDVENGIEGFIEYFERMQTQYPNKTIEFVRVISENDLVALHTHQIWPDNDEYVTMDFFRFDINGKIVEHWDAIQQIPKNSANENKMY, from the coding sequence ATGAATGAAAATCTAAAAAAGAATGCTGTCGACTTTTACAAAATGGCTTACGAAGGTAATCCAAGAAAAGCAACGGAATTATATGTCGGATCGAAATATATCCAGCATAATACTGACGTGGAAAATGGAATTGAAGGTTTTATAGAATATTTTGAGCGAATGCAAACTCAATACCCAAATAAAACAATCGAATTCGTGCGCGTGATTTCAGAAAATGATTTAGTGGCTTTACATACGCATCAAATTTGGCCTGATAATGACGAATATGTGACAATGGATTTTTTTAGATTTGATATTAATGGAAAAATTGTAGAGCATTGGGACGCCATTCAGCAAATACCAAAAAACTCTGCCAACGAAAACAAAATGTATTAA
- a CDS encoding serine hydrolase — MKQLFITILFISHLICFSQNKSEIDSKINDYIKHLIKRQGIPGVSIAVVKNGEIIYKKNFGYANIEHQVPISDNSIFRVYSLTKPIISVGIFQLIEKEKINLDDIVSKYISDLPASWNHIKIKHLLSHSSGLPDMSPTSEFKDLTEEQAKNKVFKQDFKFEPGEKYDYNQTGFWILQKIIENVTDEILADYILKNQFNFGKNTFFSSDSRDIVLNRVTPYFPFEKGTLMIDHPYLQGSYAHSKNGLNITLDEFINWDKKLTKDEILDKESMNVMWQSFPFTKSNKSFTYGWDKIMVNNYESYGFSGSLCTAYRIFPEKNLSIIFLTNGLTKWYNIDNIVNHIASLVDRDILDINNLAFETVLRATYENEDFSSNYQVIKNNPIFENNNFEAHLNDVGYFWLLGLNNSKKAIRVFELNTKEFPKSWNTFDSLADAYEKNGNFEKAIFNYLKAINLNPNEEYKTKTKIKIKKLRG; from the coding sequence ATGAAACAATTATTTATCACAATTTTATTTATATCACATTTAATTTGTTTTAGTCAAAATAAGTCCGAAATAGATTCGAAAATTAATGACTATATAAAGCACCTTATAAAAAGACAAGGAATACCAGGAGTATCTATAGCTGTAGTAAAAAATGGTGAAATAATATATAAGAAGAATTTTGGATATGCCAATATTGAACATCAAGTACCTATTTCTGACAATTCAATCTTTAGAGTTTACTCATTAACAAAACCGATTATCTCTGTTGGGATATTTCAGTTAATTGAAAAAGAAAAAATTAATCTTGATGATATTGTTTCAAAATACATATCTGACTTACCAGCTAGTTGGAATCACATAAAAATCAAACATCTATTATCACATTCGTCAGGACTTCCAGATATGTCACCAACTTCAGAGTTTAAAGACTTAACAGAAGAACAGGCAAAGAATAAAGTATTTAAGCAAGACTTCAAGTTTGAACCTGGAGAAAAATATGATTATAACCAAACAGGTTTTTGGATACTTCAAAAGATAATCGAAAACGTAACTGATGAAATTTTAGCTGATTATATTCTTAAAAATCAGTTTAATTTTGGCAAAAATACATTTTTCTCTTCTGATTCCAGAGATATAGTACTGAATCGTGTAACTCCTTATTTTCCGTTTGAAAAAGGGACATTGATGATTGACCATCCCTATTTGCAAGGCAGTTATGCACACTCCAAAAATGGGTTGAATATTACTTTGGACGAGTTTATCAATTGGGATAAAAAGCTAACTAAAGATGAAATCTTAGACAAAGAATCAATGAATGTAATGTGGCAAAGTTTTCCATTCACAAAGTCTAATAAAAGTTTCACTTATGGATGGGATAAGATTATGGTAAACAATTATGAGTCTTATGGTTTTTCAGGTTCCTTATGTACAGCTTACCGAATCTTCCCCGAAAAGAATTTGAGTATAATCTTTTTAACCAATGGACTTACTAAATGGTATAACATAGATAATATTGTAAATCATATTGCAAGTTTAGTGGATAGAGATATTTTAGACATCAATAATTTGGCATTTGAAACGGTGTTGAGAGCAACTTATGAAAATGAAGATTTTAGTTCTAATTATCAGGTAATTAAAAACAATCCGATTTTTGAAAATAATAATTTTGAAGCACACTTAAATGATGTCGGTTACTTTTGGCTTTTAGGTCTTAATAATTCTAAAAAGGCAATCCGTGTTTTTGAATTGAACACAAAGGAATTTCCAAAATCTTGGAACACCTTTGATAGTCTTGCAGACGCCTATGAAAAGAACGGAAACTTTGAAAAAGCAATATTCAATTATTTGAAAGCAATTAATTTAAATCCGAATGAAGAATATAAAACCAAAACAAAAATTAAAATTAAGAAATTAAGAGGATAA
- a CDS encoding PD40 domain-containing protein: protein MKFLTEEIPSNIPVEFKQNLIPQNKLIHKGIFSPDLQEYYYTISDKNFEKFEVFVIEKNQEDWSEPKKAFFSSKYSEHGMSFSPNGNSLYFSSTRPINIEGIPQTWHIWKSDKVNGKWTKPIFVDIPNLRNKLVSHPIIANSGTLYFHTSNLDYSEMDIYHSKNVNGKFVDAERIKIKSKFGKCTPYISPEEDYLIFASIGNELDLMISYNNGKGKWIDTKKLSDKINNKGQGNPYVTPDNKFLFYTTGEHLEKNWKVKWVNIESEIKNN from the coding sequence ATGAAATTTTTAACCGAGGAAATCCCAAGCAATATACCTGTTGAGTTTAAACAAAATTTAATTCCTCAAAACAAGCTTATTCACAAAGGAATATTTAGTCCTGACTTACAAGAATATTATTATACTATTTCTGATAAAAACTTTGAGAAATTTGAAGTTTTCGTAATAGAAAAAAATCAAGAAGATTGGTCTGAACCAAAAAAGGCATTTTTTAGCAGTAAATATTCCGAACACGGAATGAGTTTTTCACCGAACGGAAATTCTCTTTATTTCAGTTCAACAAGACCAATTAATATTGAAGGAATTCCCCAAACTTGGCATATTTGGAAATCTGACAAAGTTAACGGAAAATGGACTAAACCAATTTTTGTTGACATTCCAAATTTGAGAAACAAATTAGTTTCACATCCTATAATTGCCAATTCTGGAACTTTATATTTTCACACAAGTAATTTGGATTATAGTGAAATGGATATTTATCACTCAAAAAATGTAAATGGAAAATTTGTAGACGCAGAAAGAATTAAAATAAAATCTAAATTCGGAAAATGTACGCCATATATTTCACCAGAAGAAGATTATTTGATTTTTGCTTCAATTGGAAATGAACTTGACTTGATGATTAGTTATAATAATGGAAAGGGCAAATGGATAGACACTAAAAAATTGAGTGACAAAATTAATAACAAAGGACAAGGAAATCCATATGTTACACCTGACAACAAATTTCTTTTTTATACAACTGGAGAACACCTAGAAAAGAATTGGAAAGTGAAATGGGTAAATATAGAATCTGAAATAAAAAATAACTAA
- a CDS encoding Crp/Fnr family transcriptional regulator has product MIEFINFCKKVSPLDNDCIIDLDSIVKFKKVNKNDFLLNVNSHSNELFFIKKGIVKFCFNGDGKEFIMRFFAENILFADIESYTSKQHSKYEIIAIENTEYYSLPFYKFEQLCLKHHSLETFFRKFMTIANLNMMERISEILEEDAKKRYENFISKNSHILPRISLGDLASYLGITQVSLSRIRANK; this is encoded by the coding sequence ATGATAGAATTTATTAATTTTTGTAAAAAAGTATCACCTCTTGATAATGACTGCATAATTGATTTAGATTCAATTGTAAAATTTAAAAAGGTAAATAAAAATGATTTTCTATTGAATGTTAATTCACATTCGAATGAATTATTTTTTATTAAAAAAGGAATTGTAAAATTCTGTTTTAATGGAGATGGAAAAGAATTTATAATGCGTTTTTTTGCGGAGAATATATTGTTTGCTGATATAGAAAGTTATACCTCTAAACAACATTCAAAATATGAAATAATTGCTATTGAAAACACAGAATATTATTCCTTACCTTTTTATAAGTTCGAGCAACTATGTTTAAAACATCATTCATTAGAAACTTTTTTTCGGAAATTTATGACAATTGCCAATCTAAATATGATGGAACGTATAAGTGAAATTCTTGAAGAAGATGCAAAAAAAAGATATGAGAATTTTATTTCAAAAAATTCTCATATACTGCCAAGAATAAGTTTAGGAGATTTAGCAAGTTATTTAGGAATTACACAGGTTTCTTTAAGTAGAATTAGAGCAAATAAATAA
- a CDS encoding GNAT family N-acetyltransferase: MNSIKSNIENLTSLWQTINEPFDSYFSEMNFDYSLIKNSEWPNRLWFHQEINKDIITLAKEKIITCSTNLTIPYWNIYNSNSFEILEQYGFHLKFEQIGMSLKTPDLITELNTLNLKEVSNEKEAQQWSILFSKSFGYYINPILLKTPNRNTNFYIAYDKDEAVGTTILHTTNKVAGIHALGIIPQQRRKGYAEQIMKLLINQSIEANSDYITLQSSNMGKGLYLKLGFKEQFIIKNYALQTV; this comes from the coding sequence ATGAACAGTATAAAATCAAATATTGAAAACTTGACTTCGCTATGGCAAACAATAAACGAACCATTCGACTCATATTTTAGTGAAATGAATTTTGATTATAGTTTAATTAAAAATTCTGAATGGCCAAATAGGCTATGGTTTCATCAAGAAATAAACAAAGACATTATAACATTAGCTAAAGAAAAAATAATAACGTGTTCTACAAATTTAACTATACCTTATTGGAATATTTACAATAGTAATTCTTTTGAAATACTTGAGCAATATGGATTTCATCTTAAGTTTGAACAAATAGGAATGTCATTAAAAACACCTGATTTAATTACTGAATTAAACACTTTAAATCTTAAAGAAGTGTCTAACGAAAAAGAAGCTCAACAATGGTCTATCCTTTTTTCTAAATCTTTTGGGTATTATATAAATCCAATATTATTAAAAACTCCAAATAGAAATACTAACTTCTATATTGCTTATGACAAAGATGAAGCTGTCGGAACAACCATTTTACATACAACAAATAAAGTAGCTGGTATTCATGCTCTTGGTATTATACCACAACAAAGAAGAAAAGGTTACGCAGAACAAATAATGAAACTTTTAATAAATCAATCTATAGAAGCGAATAGTGATTACATCACATTACAATCATCTAATATGGGAAAAGGATTATATTTAAAATTAGGCTTTAAAGAACAATTTATTATAAAAAATTACGCCTTACAAACCGTGTAA
- a CDS encoding DoxX family protein, translated as MEIIELFKKSVVTSSSKRVSFSLLVLRIGISISMIFLHGYPRFINFSKISSEFADPLGIGTETSLALVVFAEFFCSLFLVLGLLTRWICVPLIITMIVATWIVNGGKDFIFQEKSFIYLICYISLLISGSGYFSLDFKLFGENKTTTNNGYK; from the coding sequence ATGGAAATAATAGAGTTATTTAAAAAATCGGTTGTGACTAGTTCTTCAAAGAGAGTAAGTTTCAGTTTACTTGTATTGAGAATTGGTATTTCAATTTCAATGATTTTTCTACACGGATATCCAAGGTTTATAAATTTTAGTAAAATCAGCTCAGAATTTGCAGACCCTTTAGGAATTGGAACTGAGACGAGTTTAGCTTTAGTAGTATTTGCGGAATTTTTTTGTTCCCTTTTTTTAGTATTGGGTCTTCTAACAAGATGGATTTGCGTTCCATTAATAATTACAATGATTGTAGCAACGTGGATAGTCAATGGTGGAAAAGACTTTATTTTTCAGGAAAAAAGTTTTATTTATTTAATTTGTTATATTAGTCTACTAATAAGTGGTAGCGGTTACTTTTCACTAGATTTTAAACTATTTGGGGAAAATAAAACTACTACCAACAATGGCTATAAGTAA
- a CDS encoding DMT family transporter, with protein sequence MNNYGLLVLAFVGGIFLAMQGGLNAQLGVLLRNPLLASLIAFFSSTLFALVFVFLNFKSLPTLIQIKEVPFYLWFTGGFFSVIGISLYYYTIPKLGISTMISIGLCGQLIFAVIAGNFGWLNLPLEPINLKKTIGIVSMILGIILINIK encoded by the coding sequence ATGAATAATTATGGGTTATTAGTATTAGCATTTGTTGGTGGTATATTTTTAGCAATGCAAGGAGGTTTAAATGCGCAATTGGGTGTTTTGTTAAGAAACCCTTTATTAGCAAGTTTAATTGCATTTTTTAGCAGCACTTTATTTGCCTTAGTATTTGTATTTTTAAATTTTAAATCGCTACCTACATTAATACAAATAAAGGAAGTTCCTTTCTACCTATGGTTTACCGGTGGTTTTTTTAGTGTTATCGGAATAAGTTTGTACTATTACACTATCCCTAAACTTGGAATTTCTACAATGATTTCTATTGGACTTTGTGGTCAATTAATTTTTGCTGTGATTGCAGGAAATTTTGGTTGGTTAAATTTACCTTTAGAACCAATAAACTTAAAAAAAACAATAGGAATAGTATCAATGATACTAGGAATCATATTAATTAATATAAAATGA
- a CDS encoding DUF6266 family protein produces MATFEKGILGGFSGKVGNVVGSRWRGKNVMRSLPQRGKYTPTTKQEEQRLKFKTVISFLSPIVG; encoded by the coding sequence ATGGCAACATTCGAAAAAGGAATCCTTGGTGGATTCTCTGGAAAAGTAGGTAACGTAGTAGGTTCTCGATGGCGAGGAAAAAACGTTATGCGTAGTTTACCTCAACGTGGTAAATACACTCCAACTACAAAACAAGAGGAACAACGTTTAAAGTTTAAAACCGTAATCTCGTTCTTGAGCCCTATTGTAGGCTAG
- a CDS encoding NAD(P)H-dependent oxidoreductase: protein MNFIKNLEWRHATKKFDSSKKVSSENLELIKKAIQLSPSSYGLQLYKVLIIESKALREKLKAASYGQSQITEASHLIVFCNYSVVTEKHIEEYFALKSQIEKVDILDYKGYSEFIKADINNKSQIEKDKWTSNQTYLALGNLLNACAELKIDACPMEGFDAKEYNKILNLDEQGLNSAVIATIGYRSANDSTRYAKKVRKSTESLFELRNL from the coding sequence ATGAATTTTATAAAAAACTTAGAGTGGAGACATGCTACTAAAAAATTTGATTCTTCTAAAAAAGTTTCTTCAGAAAACTTAGAGTTAATAAAAAAAGCTATTCAATTATCACCATCATCTTACGGACTTCAATTGTATAAAGTACTTATTATTGAAAGTAAAGCACTAAGAGAAAAATTAAAAGCAGCTTCTTACGGACAAAGTCAAATAACGGAGGCTTCTCATTTAATTGTCTTTTGCAATTATTCAGTCGTTACAGAAAAACATATAGAAGAATACTTTGCCTTAAAATCTCAAATAGAAAAAGTTGATATTCTTGACTATAAAGGTTATTCTGAATTTATTAAAGCAGATATCAATAATAAGTCTCAAATAGAAAAAGATAAATGGACTTCTAATCAAACTTATCTTGCTTTAGGTAATTTACTAAATGCTTGTGCAGAACTTAAAATAGATGCCTGCCCTATGGAAGGCTTTGATGCTAAGGAATACAATAAGATATTAAATCTTGATGAGCAGGGTTTAAATAGTGCTGTTATTGCAACTATTGGTTATCGTTCTGCTAATGATTCTACTAGGTACGCTAAGAAAGTAAGAAAATCTACTGAATCCTTATTTGAATTAAGAAATCTTTAA
- a CDS encoding alpha/beta hydrolase codes for MKNIVLITISMVLTQSLFAQKVFSIKSDKLERKVPVLVQKPANYQSSKSYPLVFMLHGYSENYEQWIKTTDLKKLATDYQMILVCPEGYVNYYLNSSNLKDFQYEDFFFQELVPKIEEKYDIDNKNIFITGLSMGGYGALSLFIKHSDFFNTAASTSGALEFDYENFKKVSLKFFESERMTKDMEMTLGNPKENDWKKFSISSLLENQKEFNKGFFIDCGRDDPLLSNTLQIKELALSKKLPIRFSIQPGEHNSEYWSKSVEYHFVYFKQHLKTE; via the coding sequence ATGAAAAATATCGTTTTAATTACAATTTCTATGGTTTTAACACAATCGCTTTTTGCTCAAAAAGTTTTTAGCATAAAATCAGATAAATTGGAAAGAAAAGTTCCTGTTCTCGTTCAAAAACCTGCAAATTATCAATCTTCAAAAAGTTATCCCTTAGTTTTTATGCTTCACGGATACAGCGAAAATTATGAACAATGGATTAAAACAACCGATTTGAAAAAATTGGCAACAGATTATCAAATGATTTTGGTTTGTCCAGAAGGATACGTCAACTATTATTTGAACAGTTCGAATTTAAAAGACTTTCAATACGAAGATTTCTTCTTTCAAGAACTTGTCCCCAAAATTGAGGAAAAATACGATATTGACAACAAAAATATTTTTATAACTGGTTTAAGTATGGGAGGTTATGGAGCTTTGAGTTTATTTATAAAACATTCCGACTTTTTCAATACAGCTGCTTCAACAAGCGGAGCTCTCGAATTTGATTACGAAAACTTCAAAAAAGTCAGCTTAAAATTCTTTGAAAGCGAACGAATGACAAAAGATATGGAAATGACATTGGGAAACCCAAAAGAAAATGATTGGAAAAAGTTTAGCATTTCGTCTTTGCTTGAAAACCAAAAGGAATTCAATAAAGGATTTTTTATTGATTGTGGTAGAGACGACCCTTTGCTCTCAAACACCTTACAAATTAAGGAATTGGCTTTGTCAAAAAAATTGCCGATAAGATTTTCAATTCAACCCGGAGAACACAACTCTGAATATTGGTCAAAATCCGTTGAATACCATTTTGTCTATTTCAAACAACATCTAAAAACTGAATAA
- a CDS encoding LytR/AlgR family response regulator transcription factor → MNRKLLNTNLRTIILFCFLIYGLAIFQDYLFSRFKSTGFYWSDTMLYNTYWLFFIPFIKLAKYAKIRVQPKIKKAKILYAFTSSLVFTVLHISFFCTLFIIGSNLIYEIPHRFSTIFKNAISSQSQITILVYFFLPFVIDYLNRKKNPNNKVMEQKFITVKNGTRITKLDLSKVLVIKTDRPYTAIFSLDQKLLHDESLKKLESLLDPNTFIRVHRSAIINKNHIKEISSRKNGDYDAILTNQHSVRLSRHYRPNWNNLLNH, encoded by the coding sequence TTGAATAGAAAATTATTAAATACAAATTTAAGAACAATAATCTTGTTTTGTTTTTTGATATATGGACTAGCAATTTTTCAGGACTATCTTTTTTCAAGATTTAAATCGACTGGGTTTTATTGGTCGGACACAATGCTTTATAATACTTATTGGCTATTTTTTATTCCATTTATAAAACTTGCTAAATATGCTAAAATAAGAGTTCAGCCAAAAATAAAGAAAGCTAAAATACTTTATGCTTTTACATCTAGTCTTGTATTTACTGTTTTACATATTTCTTTTTTTTGTACCCTATTTATTATAGGGAGTAATCTAATTTATGAAATACCACATCGATTTTCAACAATATTTAAAAACGCTATTTCGAGTCAATCACAAATCACAATCTTAGTCTATTTTTTTCTTCCTTTTGTTATAGACTACCTAAACAGAAAAAAAAATCCAAACAACAAAGTTATGGAACAAAAATTTATAACTGTAAAAAACGGTACTCGAATAACAAAATTAGATTTATCAAAAGTCTTAGTCATTAAAACAGACAGACCATACACAGCAATATTTTCATTAGACCAGAAATTACTACACGATGAGAGTTTAAAAAAACTTGAAAGTTTATTAGACCCGAATACTTTTATTAGAGTTCACCGTTCAGCAATTATCAATAAAAACCATATTAAAGAAATTTCTTCTCGAAAAAATGGGGATTACGATGCTATTCTAACAAATCAACATTCTGTTAGATTGAGCAGACATTATCGTCCAAATTGGAACAATTTGCTAAACCACTAA